From the Streptomyces sp. NBC_00390 genome, the window CGGATGCAGCGCGGGCGACGCGGAGGGGCTCAAGGCGGCGCTCGCGGCCGCGGTCGCGCACTCGGAACGCGGGAGCGCCGTGGTGCTCACCGGCTGGGGCCCGCCCGAGCGGTGCGCCACCTCGGGTGTGCTGCGCGTCGCGGGACGGCTCACCGAAAGGCTGCGCAGCTCCAGCCGCTGGCGTCCCGCGCTGCGCGACGACCTGGAGAACGTCGCGGCCGGGGCCGGACTCAGGCCGGACGGCTCGGGTCGGGTGGCCTGCCCCTTCGGGTACGCGGACCTGGACAGCGCGGTGCGCGGGCTGCTGTCGACCGGCCTGTACGACGAGGCGGTGCAGGAGACGGACCGGGAACAGGTCGAGAAGGAGATCGCCGAAGCCCTCCACCCCCACCGCAGGCGCGACGGCACCGTGTGGATGCCCAACGTCTTCCGGTACCTGATCGCCCGGACACCGTGAGGGCCGGGGCGCCGGACCGGCGTCAGACGTCTGCGT encodes:
- a CDS encoding SAM-dependent methyltransferase codes for the protein MTPTLVRHRPRTASAAESSAEACARARDWAEIQERMLVPLYEAVYERLEVGAGTRLLGLGCGSGLALVIAANRGAHVTGFDTDRTRLELALERMAPDGAATTAPQLYDGDLPAPGEPGPGPYNLITAFQPIGCSAGDAEGLKAALAAAVAHSERGSAVVLTGWGPPERCATSGVLRVAGRLTERLRSSSRWRPALRDDLENVAAGAGLRPDGSGRVACPFGYADLDSAVRGLLSTGLYDEAVQETDREQVEKEIAEALHPHRRRDGTVWMPNVFRYLIARTP